From Pongo pygmaeus isolate AG05252 chromosome 1, NHGRI_mPonPyg2-v2.0_pri, whole genome shotgun sequence, one genomic window encodes:
- the EXTL2 gene encoding exostosin-like 2 isoform X1 produces the protein MRCCHICKLPGRVMGIRVLRFSLVVILVLLLVAGALTALLPSVKEDKMLMLRREIKSQGKSTMDSFTLIMQTYNRTDLLLKLLNHYQAVPNLHKVIVVWNNIGEKAPDELWNSLGPHPVPVIFKQQTANRMRNRLQVFPELETSAVLMVDDDTLISTPDLVFAFSVWQQFPDQIVGFVPRKHVSTSSGIYSYGSFEMQAPGSGNGDQYSMVLIGASFFNSKYLELFQRQPAAVHALIDDTQNCDDIAMNFIIAKHIGKTSGIFVKPVNMDNLEKETNSGYSGMWHRAEHALQRSYCINKLVNIYDSMPLKYSNIMISEFGFPYANYKRKI, from the exons GTGTTGCCACATCTGCAAACTTCCTGGGAGAGTAATGGGGATTCGAGTGCTTCGATTCTCTTTGGTGGTCATCCTCGTATTATTACTGGTAGCTGGTGCTTTGACTGCCTTACTTCCCAGCGTCAAAGAAGACAAGATGCTCATGTTGCGTAGGGAAATAAAATCCCAGGGCAAGTCCACCATGGACTCCTTTACTCTCATAATGCAGACGTACAACAGAACAGATCTCTTATTGAAACTTTTAAATCATTATCAGGCTGTACCAAATCTGCACAAAGTGATTGTGGTATGGAACAATATTGGAGAGAAGGCACCAGATGAATTATGGAATTCTCTAGGGCCCCACCCTGTCCCTGTGATCTTCAAACAACAGACAGCAAACAGGATGAGAAATCGACTCCAGGTCTTTCCTGAACTGGAAACCAGTG CAGTGTTGATGGTAGATGATGACACACTCATCAGCACCCCAGACCTTGTTTTTGCTTTCTCAGTTTGGCAG CAATTTCCTGATCAAATCGTAGGATTTGTTCCTAGAAAGCATGTCTCTACTTCATCAGGTATCTACAGTTATGGAAGTTTTGAAATGCAAGCACCAGGGTCTGGAAATGGTGACCAGTACTCTATGGTACTGATTGGAGCCTCATTCTTCAATAGCAAATATCTTGAATTATTTCAGAGGCAACCTGCAGCTGTCCATGCTTTGATAGATGATACTCAAAACTGTGATGATATTGCCATGAATTTTATCATTGCCAAGCATATTGGCAAGACTTCAGGGATATTTGTGAAGCCTGTAAACATGGACaatttggaaaaggaaaccaACAGTGGCTATTCTGGAATGTGGCATCGAGCTGAGCACGCTCTGCAGAGGTCTTATTGTATAAATAAGCTTGTTAATATCTATGATAGCATGCCCTTAAAATACTCCAACATTATGATTTCCGAGTTTGGTTTTCCATATGccaactacaaaagaaaaatataa
- the EXTL2 gene encoding exostosin-like 2 isoform X2, translated as MRCCHICKLPGRVMGIRVLRFSLVVILVLLLVAGALTALLPSVKEDKMLMLRREIKSQGKSTMDSFTLIMQTYNRTDLLLKLLNHYQAVPNLHKVIVVWNNIGEKAPDELWNSLGPHPVPVIFKQQTANRMRNRLQVFPELETSVLMVDDDTLISTPDLVFAFSVWQQFPDQIVGFVPRKHVSTSSGIYSYGSFEMQAPGSGNGDQYSMVLIGASFFNSKYLELFQRQPAAVHALIDDTQNCDDIAMNFIIAKHIGKTSGIFVKPVNMDNLEKETNSGYSGMWHRAEHALQRSYCINKLVNIYDSMPLKYSNIMISEFGFPYANYKRKI; from the exons GTGTTGCCACATCTGCAAACTTCCTGGGAGAGTAATGGGGATTCGAGTGCTTCGATTCTCTTTGGTGGTCATCCTCGTATTATTACTGGTAGCTGGTGCTTTGACTGCCTTACTTCCCAGCGTCAAAGAAGACAAGATGCTCATGTTGCGTAGGGAAATAAAATCCCAGGGCAAGTCCACCATGGACTCCTTTACTCTCATAATGCAGACGTACAACAGAACAGATCTCTTATTGAAACTTTTAAATCATTATCAGGCTGTACCAAATCTGCACAAAGTGATTGTGGTATGGAACAATATTGGAGAGAAGGCACCAGATGAATTATGGAATTCTCTAGGGCCCCACCCTGTCCCTGTGATCTTCAAACAACAGACAGCAAACAGGATGAGAAATCGACTCCAGGTCTTTCCTGAACTGGAAACCAGTG TGTTGATGGTAGATGATGACACACTCATCAGCACCCCAGACCTTGTTTTTGCTTTCTCAGTTTGGCAG CAATTTCCTGATCAAATCGTAGGATTTGTTCCTAGAAAGCATGTCTCTACTTCATCAGGTATCTACAGTTATGGAAGTTTTGAAATGCAAGCACCAGGGTCTGGAAATGGTGACCAGTACTCTATGGTACTGATTGGAGCCTCATTCTTCAATAGCAAATATCTTGAATTATTTCAGAGGCAACCTGCAGCTGTCCATGCTTTGATAGATGATACTCAAAACTGTGATGATATTGCCATGAATTTTATCATTGCCAAGCATATTGGCAAGACTTCAGGGATATTTGTGAAGCCTGTAAACATGGACaatttggaaaaggaaaccaACAGTGGCTATTCTGGAATGTGGCATCGAGCTGAGCACGCTCTGCAGAGGTCTTATTGTATAAATAAGCTTGTTAATATCTATGATAGCATGCCCTTAAAATACTCCAACATTATGATTTCCGAGTTTGGTTTTCCATATGccaactacaaaagaaaaatataa
- the EXTL2 gene encoding exostosin-like 2 isoform X4: MGIRVLRFSLVVILVLLLVAGALTALLPSVKEDKMLMLRREIKSQGKSTMDSFTLIMQTYNRTDLLLKLLNHYQAVPNLHKVIVVWNNIGEKAPDELWNSLGPHPVPVIFKQQTANRMRNRLQVFPELETSVLMVDDDTLISTPDLVFAFSVWQQFPDQIVGFVPRKHVSTSSGIYSYGSFEMQAPGSGNGDQYSMVLIGASFFNSKYLELFQRQPAAVHALIDDTQNCDDIAMNFIIAKHIGKTSGIFVKPVNMDNLEKETNSGYSGMWHRAEHALQRSYCINKLVNIYDSMPLKYSNIMISEFGFPYANYKRKI, encoded by the exons ATGGGGATTCGAGTGCTTCGATTCTCTTTGGTGGTCATCCTCGTATTATTACTGGTAGCTGGTGCTTTGACTGCCTTACTTCCCAGCGTCAAAGAAGACAAGATGCTCATGTTGCGTAGGGAAATAAAATCCCAGGGCAAGTCCACCATGGACTCCTTTACTCTCATAATGCAGACGTACAACAGAACAGATCTCTTATTGAAACTTTTAAATCATTATCAGGCTGTACCAAATCTGCACAAAGTGATTGTGGTATGGAACAATATTGGAGAGAAGGCACCAGATGAATTATGGAATTCTCTAGGGCCCCACCCTGTCCCTGTGATCTTCAAACAACAGACAGCAAACAGGATGAGAAATCGACTCCAGGTCTTTCCTGAACTGGAAACCAGTG TGTTGATGGTAGATGATGACACACTCATCAGCACCCCAGACCTTGTTTTTGCTTTCTCAGTTTGGCAG CAATTTCCTGATCAAATCGTAGGATTTGTTCCTAGAAAGCATGTCTCTACTTCATCAGGTATCTACAGTTATGGAAGTTTTGAAATGCAAGCACCAGGGTCTGGAAATGGTGACCAGTACTCTATGGTACTGATTGGAGCCTCATTCTTCAATAGCAAATATCTTGAATTATTTCAGAGGCAACCTGCAGCTGTCCATGCTTTGATAGATGATACTCAAAACTGTGATGATATTGCCATGAATTTTATCATTGCCAAGCATATTGGCAAGACTTCAGGGATATTTGTGAAGCCTGTAAACATGGACaatttggaaaaggaaaccaACAGTGGCTATTCTGGAATGTGGCATCGAGCTGAGCACGCTCTGCAGAGGTCTTATTGTATAAATAAGCTTGTTAATATCTATGATAGCATGCCCTTAAAATACTCCAACATTATGATTTCCGAGTTTGGTTTTCCATATGccaactacaaaagaaaaatataa
- the EXTL2 gene encoding exostosin-like 2 isoform X3 encodes MGIRVLRFSLVVILVLLLVAGALTALLPSVKEDKMLMLRREIKSQGKSTMDSFTLIMQTYNRTDLLLKLLNHYQAVPNLHKVIVVWNNIGEKAPDELWNSLGPHPVPVIFKQQTANRMRNRLQVFPELETSAVLMVDDDTLISTPDLVFAFSVWQQFPDQIVGFVPRKHVSTSSGIYSYGSFEMQAPGSGNGDQYSMVLIGASFFNSKYLELFQRQPAAVHALIDDTQNCDDIAMNFIIAKHIGKTSGIFVKPVNMDNLEKETNSGYSGMWHRAEHALQRSYCINKLVNIYDSMPLKYSNIMISEFGFPYANYKRKI; translated from the exons ATGGGGATTCGAGTGCTTCGATTCTCTTTGGTGGTCATCCTCGTATTATTACTGGTAGCTGGTGCTTTGACTGCCTTACTTCCCAGCGTCAAAGAAGACAAGATGCTCATGTTGCGTAGGGAAATAAAATCCCAGGGCAAGTCCACCATGGACTCCTTTACTCTCATAATGCAGACGTACAACAGAACAGATCTCTTATTGAAACTTTTAAATCATTATCAGGCTGTACCAAATCTGCACAAAGTGATTGTGGTATGGAACAATATTGGAGAGAAGGCACCAGATGAATTATGGAATTCTCTAGGGCCCCACCCTGTCCCTGTGATCTTCAAACAACAGACAGCAAACAGGATGAGAAATCGACTCCAGGTCTTTCCTGAACTGGAAACCAGTG CAGTGTTGATGGTAGATGATGACACACTCATCAGCACCCCAGACCTTGTTTTTGCTTTCTCAGTTTGGCAG CAATTTCCTGATCAAATCGTAGGATTTGTTCCTAGAAAGCATGTCTCTACTTCATCAGGTATCTACAGTTATGGAAGTTTTGAAATGCAAGCACCAGGGTCTGGAAATGGTGACCAGTACTCTATGGTACTGATTGGAGCCTCATTCTTCAATAGCAAATATCTTGAATTATTTCAGAGGCAACCTGCAGCTGTCCATGCTTTGATAGATGATACTCAAAACTGTGATGATATTGCCATGAATTTTATCATTGCCAAGCATATTGGCAAGACTTCAGGGATATTTGTGAAGCCTGTAAACATGGACaatttggaaaaggaaaccaACAGTGGCTATTCTGGAATGTGGCATCGAGCTGAGCACGCTCTGCAGAGGTCTTATTGTATAAATAAGCTTGTTAATATCTATGATAGCATGCCCTTAAAATACTCCAACATTATGATTTCCGAGTTTGGTTTTCCATATGccaactacaaaagaaaaatataa